CATAAGAAAGCAAGATAGATCACCTTAGTTTAATGTTCAATTGCTTTATATAAACTCCAaccacatttatattttaaaataaatctaaaagcTAAGGTGGTAAATGAAGTAAAATGATAAGCCACTTCGtgataaaaattagtattttttatctcCTTGGACTACCGACTTTACATGAGAATTATAACTACTCATTCAAGAGAATTTCTTTATTTCACATATTTATCCTAAGCAAATGCTTCATTTTGTGAatgcctaaaaataaaattcaagtaCAACAAAGTACACACAATTTACAAATTGGTTAAATGCATACTTCAGGTTAGGGATCAGATTGGTTAAAGGGTGAGTGCATATGTGTCGTAACCAGGCTGGGACAGGCACCCCACTCGCACATATAATGCTAGATACCACCATTCGTCATAACCCATTAACTGCCTGATGGATCATGGCTGGTTAAAGCCCAAACATTTTTCTATTATAGGACCTATTTTAGTTCTCTCTTGTAATATCCTTCGATGTGGGACTGACACATGAATCTGAACATTGACTGTTATCGTCCACTACTTTACCAAATAGAAATAGAACACCCCGTGATACAAGCTGTTGGTCATGCGGAAATGACTTTGCAAGAACGGGGATCTCGAGAAAATTGCAATCAATAGGATTTTCCTAAtcctttcttttcaaaagaaagagcgtgaaaaattctttttcctttcacaAAGACCAAGAGATTGGATTTAGCCATAAGAAGAAATGCGAGAAATAAACCCGAGATGTGGGTTAGACTAGAGTGCACCTTGGATGTTGTCACGATTGGTAACACAACAAAAGATCTGCATGGCTTTTGCATCATGTTGTCGTAATTTCAAGTATTGGAGGCATGCAGCTGCAGAGGATTGAATGGTTGCTTGAAAATTGTGATAACTTCACTCTCCAAATCAatgcataataaaatattacaaaccaaattttatcattttatttggaTTGTAAGCGATACGAAGTGAAGCCAAGACAAAAGGGCTACGCACAGATTAGGTGGTGCTTTGAGTATTTTTTCTAGGAGAATTGCTATTTGTTACGAAGCCTTAGATGCTTGAAATATATGAATCAATGTACTCGCGTAAATTTTTAAGagaaacaataatttatgatttgtgTTTGACAGAAAACAAGTGGGtgctaaacataaaaaatgacaaatcaaATGCATTCGTCTGTGTTGGTGTAGTTTAGcatttttcctttctctagTGATTGGTAATTTGTTGGTGATAAGTTTGTTGAGAGACAGTAGGATTTAGTGGTTGAGGTGGTGACACTTCTTAGGACTCTAATGCCTATGCCAGTGAGAATTTGAGGTGCTagtattataaaatatgaataagcgTTCATTccttaaaggaaaaataacatTGATATTTATAGACATGAGTTGAAGATATGTTGCTTCTAAGATAAATACTTCTCGGCACCAAAGGAGCATTCAATGACTCTGACCTCCGAAGAGGACCGACAATTAGGAACTGTCTCATGTCTTTTGCTCTAAGGACATCTCCAACGACACATGTCAGGAGTTTCTACAAGCAACAGTGCCTAATGTGTTTATGTGTGCCACCATGTCAATATCAATCAAGGCTtttgtcattaaaaaaatgaaaactaatgTGCAGCAACCTGTTACACATTTTCAGTGGTTGCTCTTCCCCTcccatttagtattttttttcggAGGTGTTGGGTTAGAAGGACTGAGTTGCTTAACTTAAAAAAGGGtaaaaatgaattattgtaCAAGTGGATGCTACTTAAGAACTCCAATTAGAGAAGTTGGGTTAGAGATGACCCGAGATTTTTTAGTCTTAGAAGCTTCTCTGTATTTGGTGCTCACGAGTTAATTAGCATTGGAAAAATGACACATAAATCACAagatccttctttttttcttcataggCGGTAGGTAGCAGGTGATAGGATATATTGAACCCATTTgttgttcattaataattattgatttaGTTAATCATATTATACATCAACTAAGAGAAGACAAAATCATAACAGACAATCGAATTGAGGCAGTTCACGGCTATGAAAGATATCTTAGACTTTACCAgataattaatatcataaaaccCGAATTCTGTTGGCAGTTAAAAGCATACATTCAGCTTCTAAAAAATATGTAACTCGCTACTACCGAAAGTTGTTGATGCATGTGGTCCGACACTTGAGCTTCTTAACCAAGGTTTGGGGGTTTGATTCCCGACTTGAGTATGGAATTACAGATGGAGATATCACTTCATCACAAAATGGACCAACCCAGAGGATTAGTTGGGTGTCAAATAAGAAACCCCAGATACCTCTtgattagacaaaaaaaaatgtgtaactCACTTCAAAAGGTGAAATATGTATAACAAATCTTGAATAAATTAGAATATCGACAATCAATTTCTTCATCAgtgattaaaattacaatatttaCCCATACTCaacttgattttgttttttgtagtGATTTCTCTGTCTAGAGGTAGAGTTTATTAACACCTGCCATTAGGAATGGACTAATGCCAAGTATCTATCAATATGAAGGTGGTTGTTTCCCTATTCTACTTCCCCTAGTTTCTGTAGTTATTGGTTCCATACTCTGAAATTACAAAAGCTTCCTATTcttccttcaaaaaaaaaaagccttccTATTCAATCAAGGCTTTTCCTATTCATGTGTTTTGAAGAGTCACTAGAGTCTGCTTGTTGTTACCAATAGAAACATTATACTATATCTGTTTATAAGAGTCTCTATCTCCGGTCTCAACGCTAAATCAACATGCTCTCAACTGGGGAACTTGCGTGCATAAAGTGGTAAtctgaaaaaagagaaataaataccCTAATTAAGTCTACATGGAAGGTGGCGGGCTATAGTAGTAGataattacaattcaaatgacctattattttcataaattaaattgttaattaatgCCGGTATATCAGACCCATCACCCAGATATTTTAATTGTGCTTTTTCTGACTTTAAGATATTTTCAAGGTGAGGAGATTTATCAAATCCTTGGATGAGATATTAGATAATAGCATTTAAATATCTGGATCACTTATTGTTTTCCTATGTGACTAAATTTCAGGGCAAGAACTTATAATTGCtatgaaaattttgttagttgCAGCAAAAACTGAAGCAGTTCAACAATGATAGGAGAACGAAATTTTTCCAATCAGAAAGTGGGACGTTAAGCTAAACTTCAACAACAGACTCAACAATTTGATCAACTAACTGCcagaataaatttataaatttattgtaattgCCATTTGGTAGAAGCTAGGAAGGAGTAGTAAATTAAGGAGTGCATGAAATAGTCAAAAGAGGTTAAGAATTCTgtacatcaaataataataaatgatgatATGGTCGGAATCTTGTCAAAATTGCGAAAGTTGCCAAATAAGACCTGCTTTTTATCCATTTGGTAATCCTTCTCAGCAGAGGCTGCGCTACCTGCAAGTAGTGTAGGATGCCACATAGGATTGTAGGATGTCACACTTGACGAAAAATTCAAACCCCTTTTTTCTGGACATTCCATTATCATCTGTGGGCTCCATCGTTCTTCTTTTCATGACTAACCTTAACACTTAACACCAACATTTGTGTAATTCATATTGCACTAATCACTCCCAAGTTAATTCCACCTCAAAATAAATacagtattttcttttaaaatgaaattattcttaaaataagtaaagatttatttaattggttttgaatttaaatgacttaattatgatatatttattaattgtcaaaatcataaattattttttaaattgttttttatctgTGATACAACAACTTTTACTTTAGATTTTATTAACAGATAAATGTGATATATAAAATTCGTATTcgattgtaagttttttttataacaaaaaataatcaattttaaacttaaGATAAATGTCTATGTATTgacgaaaataattattataatttcaataataatatcaattatgatagttttattttaaattgttataaGAGACTAAGATTGGATAAAAGTTAAGTTCTCAAAAGAAATGGTGATGGTAAAGGAAAGAGATTAAGGATTTAGAGAAAGgtaaaaaagtaaacaaaaataaattttattgaaagtGAGATAAATACATGCACTTTGATCTTTAAGCCTATAGTCATTATGTGTGTACGGCATGAATATATAGTATAAGAATTTAAGTGGTAATGATATAATTCAAGGATTATATGTGTACAGTGTtatatttataagttttaaaagaatattttaaaaaataagtctcGTATTGCTTAGAATAGCATTAGTTGACtagtttatatattaatttataaaatgaacctaaaaaatgaataataagagataaaaaatgaCTACTTCATGAAATTTTCTGTTATTCATTTTCGACCAACAATCATCGAAAAATGCATTTCGATAGAAATTTTTTACAAAGATAAAGAAATTCCGAGGTTTGGTTTAAGGTCAAATTGTATTcctttttatcaaattaattttgttccCTTGCAAATTAGAAACCGTGCATAAATATgcacttatttatttatataaaatgtcTGTTGCCTCATCCTTCAAGTAATTAATGAGTTTGATTTTCTTCTAGTAAGGtctgaattaattaaaagtgtaTGAGCTTTTTAACCTTATTACCAGTGGTGGAGCTTGACCTATAATTTTGAGGGAGccacaataataaataatatatatatacttaaaatttaaaattatatataattgtattaaattatatatatatatatatatatatatatatatatatatatatattaatgtcattaattaaagctatttctattttattcaatgcacaaaacaaaacctAGACTGTATGGgttttcaacatcagttttggGTTGTGCTAAGTGAACTAAGATAAATAtatcctatattttttttctctcatatttCCCCCTCAGATATATAAATACGAAATATCATGTTTACCTGATATTAATTGCATGTTTCTAAGATATATTTGTAGGTGGACACAAACACAACATGTCATTAtgacatataataaaaattgagaagtggtaaaatatagagaaaaaaaatatttatcattattagatttaatttaattcctaaTTCTAATATGAATGtgacataattaatattttttagtatctTGAAAGTGAACTAGAATATcgccggaaaaaaaaaaaaaaaacaaaggaagtgAGAAATAGAATAGTTTGGTTTAGTGAAACGTGTATTCTTCGGGGCATACTGggaaatacaaataaaaaaaggtaaatggacatgaaagaaacattgaagtTGAACGTTAGCTTGGTCAGTGTGCTGTCTCCACCACAAAGTGCGATTCCCCTCCCTCtccttttatttcttctataaataccccctctccctccattcattcttctcaaattcattttagaagaagaagaacttggactattcattcatataattaattttctctcttcttcttctttctccttttccttATTCACATTAGATCAGACTATGGATCGCCCAACACTATCATCATTATTTTCATTCCTACTAACACTTCATCTATCATTATCAGGTAATGTCTATAGTAGGATACTTTTTTCTTATCAACAACACACATTAGTTTCATTAATATAATGTATtgtatatgtaatatttttcttcttttttcttttaactcaCCTTATATCTTCATTCTATAACATGccttagtgtgtttggatacagtgcataattaattttcggacaaaaaatcatgatatcATTGTCAATTTTGAGAAATAACTATGTGTTGCTGTAACTCTACCGTGGAATTGGAATTGACCATGATTTTTTTCACCGTGGTACCTTCATCTCAAACACACactaaatggaaaaaaaaaaaaaaaattgtgatcatGCGAAGGTCGattgaattaataatttaattatttgtaacaTTTTTTGCAGGGGTAATTTCAACAACATTCACTCTAGTTAACAAATGTGACTACACCGTGTGGCCGGGAATTCTTTCCAATGCGGGTGTTCCTCCTCTTTCAACCACCGGCTTGGTTCTCCAAACCGGCGCCTCCACCACAATCGCCGCACCCGCGTCTTGGGGTGGCCGTTTCTGGGGCAGAACACTCTGCTCCGAAGACTCCACCGGCAAATTCTCCTGCGTCACCGGCGACTGCGGCTCCGGCAAGCTCGAGTGCTCCGGAAACGGCGCCGCGCCTCCTGCCACCCTCGCCGAGTTCACCCTCGACGGAGCCGGAGGCCTCGACTTCTTCGACGTGAGTTTAGTCGACGGCTACAACGTGCCGATGCTGGTGGTGCCGCAGGGTGGCTCCGGCGAGAAGTGCACCGCGACGGGGTGCGTGGGAGATCTGAACGGCGCGTGTCCTTCGGAGCTTAAAGTGATGGGCGCGGATGGGAGAGAGGGCGTGGTGGCGTGCAAGAGCGCCTGCGAGGCGTTCAACTCGCCGCAGTATTGCTGCAGCGGCGCGTACGGCACGCCCGACACGTGCAAGCCATCGGCTTACTCAGCGATATTCAAGAGCGCTTGCCCACGCGCTTATAGCTACGCGTACGACGACAAGACCAGCACCTTCACTTGCGCTTCCGCGGATTATACCATAACCTTTTGCCCTTCCCCTACCACCAGGTCTGTTTCTCCTTCTCCCCACTTCAAACAACACTTTTAAATAAACCATGAATAAATAtatcacaaaatatattattaagtttttgtatttttatataataatatttaactattttaaattaaaactaaccTTAACGTTAGTAATATAAACTGACACAAAAACGATAAATAAGGGgctttttatgtaaataatgaCATTAAGGATGGGTGTTTTAGTGATTTTCTTCAGCTTGTAATTAGTACGAATGGAGTAATATCAACGTCAAGAGTTGATGAACAATATTGAGTTGGTTTTCAGTATAAGCAAAGACACACTTTAATAATGTGATGATTATTATCCTTCGCATATAATAATCATGAAAACAAGCCTTTAAATTTCGGTGTTAATAGCAAGGTTGAAAATGCGGTGATTCGGTGGGATAGAGGGGTCAAAATggcttttatttcttatttaggtagaaaattcaattcatatcaaaccaaaccaaaccataCATATTTGCTTCTACAAGCAAACCATAATCTCATCAATTCAGAATCACGTCGTATGTCGTCCCCACTCTACAATTCCTAACGTGATTGGTCTCCTTAGACAGAGACCAGGGACCATACCTTGAAACCAAAGACACAAAAGAAAATCACGTCGTAGTAGCATTCTCTCCCGAATCTCAATAGCATGAGAAATTGAGATATTAAATTATGCAAATGGTATGGGGTGGCTGGCTGGCACGCATGTCGATAGTTATCGTTGCACACCATTATTATTAGCGTGTTAGCAATGCATTATTAAAGTAGTTCTGTGCTCTGTGCATTTCGTGACCGTTGCACAAATCACATTATGACACGTTCAGagttctgtttttgttttcttcttcgaATAATTATAGTACTACCTTGTTATTAGCATAatgtaacttattttaaaatatacaattattattattattattattattattaaaagttgaaataaaatgttttaataaatcataataattaaagataaaaatgtctAGAAgcaaaataatatcaaatagaATTGCTTCTGAgcatttcattttgatttttctcaacAGTCAGAAGGCATCACAGGGGCAAGATGGTTCTTCAACCTCTCCCTTTCTTAACAACAACAGCACAATGGTGTATGAAGGTGCATTTGATCAGAGTGAAATGTCGTGGGCCACGTGCAGACACGTGTTCCAATCCCAAGCCATTGCCGGCATTGTCAGTATCACGATGGCTATGTGGCGGTTGTGCCAGCTCTTCTAACTTGAGCATTATTCTTCACAGGGTAGTTGGGCCCATGACCTTGCACGAGGCCACATTCATTGGCCCAAACAAACAAGTTATAAGATATCTTTACCATAATTTTATAGGGTAGCAGTAGCAGACTCCAATACTACGTATATACATTATATTATGTATGTATTATACATGTAGCAAACTAGGTAACAACGTAGTAAGGGAATTTTTAGTTTGTTATTTTATGTTCCagttagtatttatttatttttctaggtTAGATTATCAATAGGAATACCAttattgaattctttgtttaTGGCCGGGGAAATTCTTTATCGGTTCGGGAATGTGCGACTGTAATATTTGTCTAAAATAAAGAAATGGATTCGTATATTAATTTTCTGTATTCTGTCTGCGATATTGCATATTATTACAACATTGTCAACGTGAGGTGTGTTCAAATATACAACACTAAAGTTGACAAAAATTGCAACATTGTAAGAACGGATAATGTAAATTATGATGCTGTCTACTAAGCGATGATTATGATGTAGACAAGAGATTTAATATAATGGTTAATgttctaaatttaaaaatgaattatttaaataatatttgagtTTAATCTTTgaccaaaaataatattttatcagattttatttatctttggatcaaattttatattaatcaagattttatttatctttataattatttatgagtAGCATTTGCGTATTTAACCTTAAGCATGCAACTTTTTgtatcttatatatatttggcctttctttttattattgaaatctACGTGGAGTTTTCCAATTGCAATGATTAACATCCATAAATATTAGTGTGCTCCTCGCGCATTATTTGGCAGAACTTAGTATAAGAAATGTTTTATTCAAAACatgaattgaaaattttcatatttaattgaagagaatttcaatccagcaaaaaaaaaaagaatttaaatatttttaagatacaaGAGGTTCTTCAAAATGATATAATTTGTCTCATGAGAATTAGGAAAGATGACTATTCacaaattaataagataaatatataacCACTATTCTCTCTCTAcacattaataaattaaataaaaaataattaagtaaaagaaGTGAGGTGATGACTCTCaacaattttaagataattttaaagaaCAATATAAAcagttgaaaaaattaatttcattaattaaatcaatGTTCTTAATAGCACTGCTACTACCAAATATTCTTTGCACGAAACAATACAAATTACGGAAATTATTAGGAGAAGATATTCTTGTGGAAGCACACATCTAACACCTTATTCTTAGATACAACTAACAGAAAATTGACaagtgataaaatataaaaaaaatactaaaacattTTTCGTccttatgaattttttaatatgtttttcatcaacataaaatataaatatataatattttaatttaaagttagattcaaaaaatttaatcttatgtGTCGATATTAGATCTCCATCATCAACTAACATGTTGATCCAGTGATGAGGACCTAACATTGACACGTAGGATTGGATCTTTAGGGTCCAACTCAAagcaaaaatatcatatttatatttcgtaaggacaaaaaatatacttaaaatttCGCATGGacgaattttaaatattttaatatttataaggataaaaaacatattttaacctaaaaaaaattgttcttcatttattagatttaatttgattcctTCTAATAAGAAAATGGTATAATTAGTTTCCTTTAATAAAGATTTAATCTAATAAAgatatgttaaataaataaaaaaataacttctcttatcttttgtttatataaataaaataaaaatacctaactaacaaaactaaacccagaattttataaaatgaaaatacgtGGATTTATCTTTATATAACTGTCTTGTGCAACACGAAGTTACACCAAACAAGCATTTTGCTTTTCTTAAATGatgtaaatttattaaaaagatcTGATATATAGGAATaaggataatattttttaaatattttatttaaaactaaacatgacaataaaactttcttataaataagcttactattctttaaaaaaattaaaataacgactaaacatattatatttcttttaaaagacgtatttttaaaaatctgatTCCTAGTTATAAAATGTTCTCTTATAACAAACACCATCTTAAATGACGGCATCATTATTGCAGCAAGTGGTGCAATGTTGGAGGGCTTGTAGTTAGGATGGGAATAGGTCAGGACAGACTTTAAAAGGCCTGAGCATAGTctatgattaatttttgaggTATGAGTCTGGCCTATAACCTATTAtagacttttattttgattcggtctgacctttttaaaagcctaatcTGATTTGGTAACCTATTTAAAAGTcttcttcacattaaatctttaatattcctagttgtttttacaaaaaaataaaaaaaaatagcacacCTTCTATAATAAGAATGAAATctgttagttttttaaaaaataatattaattgtacccaaaaaataatatatatatatatatatatatatatatatataagtcggCCTATCAGacttataaggctttttaataagcctaagtatggtctatttaatttaataaacttttaaaaaagtctgagcctagctttttaattaaataggtcaggtCAGGTCAAGCTTTATGTAGGCTAGATCGTAGGCCCCTGTAGGCCGACCTAGCCAATTCCTACCCCTACTTGCAGCAATAGTCTTTCAACCAAATATACGAAATCTGTTATGAGCAAATAGGTGAGATCTTGAGTTAATAGATGATATGatttgatatatattaaaaaatttaaaattatatatgtatttattatatataaatatataactaatattatttgattaaaaaaattatttatattcttaaatttaaaataataattaaaatattaaaattgataatataagtttataaataataatttaataaaataattacataagtTTTAGgtttttgtgaagtgttttggAACTTATATTACTGGTTTCCAGATGAATCAATCGAACTAGTCAAATCAAGTTTTTAACCTatactttaaaaagaaaaaaagaaaatagtggttatattattaattacataaGTTTTGGGTTTTTATAAAGTGTTTTGGAACTTATATTACTGGTTTCCAGATGAAACAATCGAACCAGTCAAACCAAGTTTTTAAcctatacttttttaaaaaaaaaatagtggttATATTATTAATCTGCTTCTTGAGTCGCCTATTGCATGCCTTGGTGTGAGTGAGTCTTTCCCATCAACTTTGACGTTTCATGTTAAAACTTGTGCTCAAACTCACTCTTTGCACTAAAACTTTATGTTCAACATTAATTACATGGAATGCAAAACTATTTATATATACCTCATTCGTTTTAAATTATAACATTCTTGTAATTAATTTCCGTTtctgaagaaaaataattaatttaattaatcatattaaatatattaattctttatattattatttctaaattatttttttattttttattcattgaattattttttatcaatatttaaagaaaaaataattaaataaagatatataagaaaaaaattattaatatatcaaaattagaaaataataaaaataaaaaataaataatttattttaaaaaatcttataattaaaaataaataaaaaatatatatttatgattgaatATTTACACATGCAACTAAAGATTCATTAGAATCGGGTTCGTGTTGGGGACATATAGCAGGCTTTAACTATGGTCGCAGTAAAATTACGAAATTAAGCATATATTCTTGCATGCATGGAGTTTGAATTCAATGAAGCACGTTTCAGCCGGCAGCAGAATATGTAAGCCTGCTCGAGTAAAGTCAAACACCAGTGATCTGGTTAAGATTTGATTAGTCATATACACAGATATGCAGAATAATCTGACTCATCTTACTAAAGGAGCCAAGGGAACTAGGAAACTTCTACATATACCCACTCTTGTGTTATTTTCTAAATCAACCccaattcttgtttttattatttttttcacaccCTCATCTTTATCTCATTTTTTCCCGTTTCACATTActcaacattttattatttgcaACACGGGTAAAACaagtgataaatatttttctttcctaagGAAATTATTATTTCCGAATAAGACTTGCATGTTGACATTAGAATCATGGGTTTTAGTCGTTTGACATTACATTTTATCACATGTTacatagtgaaaaaaaaaagagtgtttGCAAACATGGGTTTGGATTTAATCACATTTTGAGACACCAATTTGCAAACATCCTACCTTAAATAAATAGTGTCTTCTTGTAATGGGAGTTGTGTTTGAGCAAATATGTAAATAGAATTGATGCTGTTGCTTCATGGATAACATGATCTCTTGACTTTTCCCATGCTCAATTATGAAGAGTAGTTGAAGTTTAAAAATATCACTACCCGGCTAGCTCTACTGTTTAATTAGACACTCTGTTTCGGTTGTGGAAACATGAAAATCAACCAG
The genomic region above belongs to Glycine max cultivar Williams 82 chromosome 14, Glycine_max_v4.0, whole genome shotgun sequence and contains:
- the LOC100787631 gene encoding thaumatin-like protein 1, producing MDRPTLSSLFSFLLTLHLSLSGVISTTFTLVNKCDYTVWPGILSNAGVPPLSTTGLVLQTGASTTIAAPASWGGRFWGRTLCSEDSTGKFSCVTGDCGSGKLECSGNGAAPPATLAEFTLDGAGGLDFFDVSLVDGYNVPMLVVPQGGSGEKCTATGCVGDLNGACPSELKVMGADGREGVVACKSACEAFNSPQYCCSGAYGTPDTCKPSAYSAIFKSACPRAYSYAYDDKTSTFTCASADYTITFCPSPTTSQKASQGQDGSSTSPFLNNNSTMVYEGAFDQSEMSWATCRHVFQSQAIAGIVSITMAMWRLCQLF